The following proteins are encoded in a genomic region of Drosophila willistoni isolate 14030-0811.24 chromosome 3R, UCI_dwil_1.1, whole genome shotgun sequence:
- the LOC6651229 gene encoding glucose transporter type 3, producing MDTVLPSVSPIWPRRSPRIENNAPNETESVGPSIPAKNKRFFLAVILSNISTFCFGVSVGWTATAEHAVLNGKGYDFTPTEAEWTWVCAILTLGAASWCLPMGILMNYYGSRFVILSQLLPYSIGWSLIVCARDEIWLYAGRFCLGMCGGGLCVAVPVYSVEIAQLHQRGAAGCVFAGAVSFGVIYSFIQGEFIKLKITNILNFCLMWLCLLVIFVPESPVFLARRGRMEKAEAVLHWLRGKDYDVRQEMRMLAVDTSRSTTNIRGHFWARFKRKQTRRSMCRASALLILQKLSGGIIFTLFVPHILQHLNIARLWIMMTFALQIIGFLVCVFVVDRIGRRTLFLVASIALFFSALFLGFIFEMKSYTGLLSAGSLVSLCIFMGAYAAGLGPLAWLINVEIVVPRMRPFVCSVSATLNWLTAFVLIRWYSASYQNFGPPRIFFLFSIMSLVSCIFAMLFLPETKGLTTQQIMKKLKGLMNSEEIATIRSSTDASSS from the coding sequence ATGGATACGGTATTGCCAAGCGTTTCTCCGATTTGGCCCAGAAGGAGTCCAAGAATTGAGAACAATGCTCCCAATGAAACCGAATCGGTGGGTCCCAGCATTCCGGCGAAGAATAAAAGATTTTTCCTGGCTGTGATTTTGAGCAATATTAGCACCTTTTGTTTTGGAGTTTCGGTGGGTTGGACGGCTACGGCCGAGCATGCAGTACTGAATGGGAAAGGCTATGACTTTACACCCACAGAGGCGGAATGGACTTGGGTGtgcgccattttgactctggGAGCTGCCAGTTGGTGCCTGCCCATGGGCATCCTGATGAACTACTACGGTTCAAGGTTTGTTATACTCTCTCAATTGTTACCCTATAGTATTGGCTGGAGCCTGATTGTGTGTGCCCGGGATGAGATTTGGCTCTATGCGGGTCGCTTTTGCCTGGGCATGTGTGGCGGTGGACTGTGCGTGGCTGTGCCCGTGTACAGTGTGGAAATCGCCCAGTTGCATCAACGTGGAGCAGCGGGATGCGTTTTCGCGGGCGCTGTCAGTTTCGGGGTGATTTACAGTTTCATTCAGGGCGAGTTTATTAAGCTGAAAATCACgaatattcttaatttttgcttAATGTGGCTGTGCCTCTTGGTGATATTTGTGCCCGAATCGCCGGTGTTTCTTGCGCGACGTGGCAGAATGGAGAAAGCTGAGGCGGTGCTTCATTGGCTGAGAGGGAAAGACTACGACGTCAGACAAGAGATGCGTATGTTGGCCGTGGATACTTCGCGCAGTACTACCAATATTCGCGGACACTTTTGGGCAAGATTCAAACGTAAGCAGACCAGGCGAAGCATGTGTCGAGCATCCGCTCTATTGATCCTGCAGAAGCTTTCCGGCGGCATTATTTTCACACTCTTTGTGCCTCATATTCTGCAGCATTTGAATATTGCAAGGTTGTGGATTATGATGACATTTGCATTACAGATTATAGGCTTCCTAGTGTGCGTCTTTGTCGTGGATCGCATTGGACGGCGAACCTTGTTTTTAGTGGCCTCAATTGCTCTGTTTTTCAGTGCCTTGTTTTTGGGCTTCATTTTCGAAATGAAAAGCTACACTGGACTTCTATCGGCTGGGAGTCTGGTCAGTCTATGTATTTTCATGGGAGCTTATGCCGCTGGCCTCGGGCCATTGGCCTGGCTGATCAATGTGGAAATTGTTGTGCCTAGAATGAGGCCATTTGTCTGCTCGGTTTCGGCCACTCTGAACTGGCTAACAGCCTTCGTACTAATCAGATGGTATTCCGCCAGCTACCAGAACTTCGGCCCACCAAGGATATTCTTCCTCTTCTCCATCATGTCACTAGTCTCTTGCATCTTTGCGATGCTCTTTTTGCCAGAGACCAAGGGTCTGACAACCCAACAGATAATGAAGAAATTGAAAGGCCTCATGAACAGTGAAGAAATCGCAACAATTCGATCGAGCACAGATGCCTCGAGTTCATGA